Proteins from one Oscillatoria nigro-viridis PCC 7112 genomic window:
- a CDS encoding HEAT repeat domain-containing protein, translating to MGIIGAIVGFLAGVAVAYWLYEKRLNKQKQEYLQQTRRISEEIELAQMSRVQQAVESQQGERENQLRKATIEHENLLRQVTTQYENQLKQVAAQYENQLQQLQAERDSQIQQVASVDEHELRRQISEELEAANNARMQQNIQSLQAEHEHHLLRVADELHLNYQAQMEQHLQNLQNEHEIRLRQTAEEYENREVEMQLNMEALQEQYESQLQAAHEQLRTHEAQMQATIRSLQEQYESNVQQEVPEQQFSQLNSTEFGEYLPQQEVWQEQSSELNQTEVEEELNYTDFSEPQPSDLHQPPVEQQLPITRQAPSYSLPQLMGCVQSQDKETRKFAASALGKIAAANALRAEGQRAIETLGKLAQDIHPEVREAAVEALAMIKSEKVIPLLQKALRDIDSGVAKSASAALNKFKFYPRTPAAKPKNVDLKKPKR from the coding sequence GTGGGTATCATAGGAGCGATCGTAGGTTTTTTGGCAGGGGTAGCAGTTGCTTATTGGTTGTATGAAAAGCGCTTAAACAAGCAAAAACAAGAATACTTGCAGCAAACTCGCAGAATTAGTGAGGAAATAGAATTAGCTCAGATGTCTCGGGTGCAACAAGCTGTCGAATCTCAGCAAGGAGAACGGGAAAATCAGCTTAGAAAAGCTACTATCGAACACGAAAATTTACTCAGACAAGTTACTACCCAATACGAAAACCAGCTCAAACAAGTTGCGGCTCAATATGAAAATCAGCTCCAACAACTTCAGGCAGAACGCGACAGTCAGATCCAACAAGTTGCCAGCGTAGACGAGCATGAGCTGCGGCGACAAATCAGCGAGGAATTAGAAGCTGCTAACAATGCTAGGATGCAGCAAAATATCCAATCTTTGCAAGCAGAACACGAACATCATTTACTTAGAGTTGCTGACGAATTGCATCTAAATTATCAAGCTCAGATGGAGCAACATTTGCAAAACTTGCAAAATGAACACGAAATTCGCTTGAGGCAAACTGCTGAAGAATATGAGAACCGCGAGGTTGAGATGCAGTTAAATATGGAGGCTTTGCAAGAGCAATACGAGAGTCAGTTGCAAGCGGCTCACGAGCAGTTGAGAACTCACGAAGCTCAGATGCAAGCTACTATCAGGTCTTTGCAAGAGCAGTACGAGAGTAATGTACAACAAGAAGTCCCGGAGCAGCAGTTCAGTCAGTTAAATTCAACAGAATTTGGAGAATATTTACCACAACAAGAAGTTTGGCAGGAACAGTCAAGTGAGTTAAATCAAACAGAAGTTGAAGAAGAGTTAAATTACACAGATTTTTCGGAACCGCAACCCAGTGATTTACATCAACCACCAGTCGAACAACAGCTTCCAATTACCAGACAAGCACCAAGCTATTCCCTACCGCAGTTGATGGGATGCGTTCAAAGTCAGGACAAAGAAACTCGCAAGTTTGCAGCGTCTGCTTTAGGTAAAATAGCTGCTGCTAATGCTCTGAGAGCAGAAGGTCAGCGAGCAATAGAAACCTTGGGAAAATTAGCTCAAGATATTCACCCGGAGGTGCGCGAAGCTGCTGTGGAAGCACTAGCAATGATTAAGTCTGAAAAAGTGATTCCGCTGTTGCAAAAAGCTTTGCGAGATATAGATAGCGGTGTGGCTAAATCGGCAAGTGCTGCGCTCAATAAGTTTAAGTTTTATCCGCGCACTCCGGCCGCTAAACCGAAAAATGTTGATCTGAAGAAACCCAAGCGTTAA
- a CDS encoding CPBP family glutamic-type intramembrane protease: MLNFSAMALLGLLVRRVTLAFSTIPDFTDWLVAAMLALVYTSMALPIGFWSGFLKVDVQTSRATIVGVLVGCLLSPGITEEVYFRVLMLPHPFENASGLMLWFWGCASLAVFVVYHPLNALTFYPVGRSTFMNPVFLLLAAILGVACSLAYLQSGSIWPAVAVHWLAVTAWLLLLGGYRRLYG, from the coding sequence ATGTTAAATTTTAGTGCGATGGCGCTGCTGGGATTGCTGGTACGCCGCGTCACCCTAGCTTTTTCAACTATTCCCGATTTCACTGATTGGCTGGTTGCAGCTATGCTCGCGCTGGTTTACACTTCGATGGCGCTTCCTATCGGTTTTTGGTCGGGATTTTTGAAAGTTGATGTGCAAACCTCCAGGGCTACAATTGTGGGAGTGCTCGTTGGCTGTTTGTTAAGTCCCGGTATCACCGAGGAAGTATATTTCCGCGTGTTAATGCTGCCGCACCCGTTCGAGAATGCTTCTGGGTTAATGCTGTGGTTTTGGGGATGCGCGAGTTTGGCGGTTTTTGTAGTTTACCACCCGCTGAACGCGCTGACTTTTTACCCGGTTGGTCGATCGACCTTTATGAATCCAGTGTTTTTGCTACTGGCGGCAATTTTGGGAGTTGCGTGCTCCCTCGCATACCTGCAAAGCGGTTCTATCTGGCCTGCGGTGGCGGTTCACTGGCTCGCAGTGACAGCCTGGCTGTTGCTACTGGGCGGTTACAGGAGGCTGTATGGTTAA
- a CDS encoding acylphosphatase — MQNQSLPPVRVRVFVSGLVQGVGYRYSTMNQAKYFGLGGWVRNLPDGRVEAVFEGSKKAVEEMISWCRRGPTGATVSELVLAYEDAEGDSLQDSSASGTFEIRR, encoded by the coding sequence ATGCAAAACCAATCATTGCCGCCCGTCAGAGTCCGCGTTTTTGTTTCGGGATTAGTTCAAGGAGTAGGATACCGATATTCAACGATGAATCAAGCAAAGTATTTCGGCTTGGGCGGCTGGGTAAGAAATCTCCCCGATGGGCGCGTCGAGGCTGTCTTTGAAGGCTCCAAAAAAGCTGTGGAAGAAATGATTAGTTGGTGCCGCCGCGGCCCCACCGGTGCTACGGTTAGCGAGTTGGTTTTGGCATACGAAGACGCGGAGGGCGATTCCCTTCAAGATAGCTCCGCTTCAGGCACTTTTGAGATCCGCCGATAA
- a CDS encoding phosphoribosylanthranilate isomerase, translating into MRVKICGITKLDQGIAIARLGAQALGFICVPASPRYVSPETIRLIVEQLPKNVDRIGVFANTTIENICQVAAESNLSGVQLHGNETAEYCDRLREFLPGIEIIKALRVKTPETLATAAVYAVRVDTLLLDAYHPEQLGGTGKTIDWMMLSEFRPQCPWLLAGGLTPDNILNAIDSAIGYNFSGVDLSSGVEIAPGDKDLTKVAQLFAKLSQLANHR; encoded by the coding sequence GTGCGGGTTAAAATTTGCGGAATCACTAAATTAGACCAAGGAATTGCGATCGCCCGCTTGGGAGCCCAGGCTTTGGGGTTTATCTGCGTGCCGGCTTCCCCGCGCTATGTCAGCCCAGAAACAATTCGCCTGATTGTCGAGCAGTTGCCGAAAAATGTCGATCGCATCGGCGTTTTTGCCAACACCACAATAGAAAATATCTGTCAAGTAGCCGCAGAGTCAAATTTAAGCGGGGTGCAGTTGCACGGAAATGAAACGGCGGAATATTGCGATCGGCTGCGGGAGTTTTTGCCGGGAATTGAAATTATCAAAGCCCTGAGAGTTAAGACTCCTGAAACTTTAGCCACCGCTGCTGTTTATGCTGTTCGTGTTGATACTTTACTGCTGGATGCTTACCATCCAGAGCAATTGGGCGGTACTGGTAAAACGATCGACTGGATGATGCTATCAGAGTTTAGACCGCAGTGTCCTTGGCTGCTGGCGGGCGGTTTAACACCGGATAATATTTTAAATGCAATTGATAGCGCGATCGGCTATAACTTCAGCGGCGTTGACCTTTCTAGCGGCGTAGAAATAGCGCCGGGAGATAAAGATTTGACCAAAGTTGCTCAGTTGTTTGCTAAATTAAGTCAACTTGCTAATCATCGATAA
- the psaK gene encoding photosystem I reaction center subunit PsaK produces MIASSLLLAVQSTAPSTPEWSPTVGLTMILCNLLAIAIGYYGINKQNRGKGPALPVAVPGMFKGFGIPELLATTSFGHLLGAGVILGLGNAGVL; encoded by the coding sequence ATGATCGCCTCATCTTTGCTGTTAGCCGTACAATCTACCGCTCCCTCAACACCCGAGTGGTCGCCAACGGTAGGACTGACAATGATTTTATGTAATTTGTTGGCGATCGCGATCGGCTACTACGGCATAAACAAGCAAAACCGAGGCAAGGGCCCAGCTTTACCCGTTGCAGTGCCTGGAATGTTCAAAGGCTTCGGCATACCAGAATTGCTGGCAACAACCAGCTTCGGCCACTTGCTCGGAGCCGGAGTAATCTTGGGCTTGGGTAACGCCGGAGTTCTGTAA
- a CDS encoding site-2 protease family protein, with translation MQTGWRIGSLFGIPLLIDYSWFIILALATREYASSYRLWGPALSWSAGLAIALLLFASVLLHELGHSLAAISQGIKVNSITLFLFGGVASIDSESKTPGQAFQVAIAGPLVSFALFLILGLGSQVLPPKSLLAIVTDRVALINLVLGLFNLIPGLPLDGGQVLKAAIWKITGSRFAGVRWAAKTGQVLGWLAVALGLSLCFLAREYGGLWIALIGWFGIRNATAYSQFTSLQEALLKIKASDAMSREFRVVDADLTLREFADRYLLEVNPFPFYIAATNGRDLGLVSIDDIRFTERSQWQHQTLHNILKPLGTTPTVSEKASIAEVINSMEARQLPRIIVLSPIGSVAGTIDRGDVVKVLAKYLKPQISEADIKRSKEENSYPQGLKLSAIAKTAQEN, from the coding sequence ATGCAGACAGGTTGGCGAATCGGCTCTTTATTTGGCATCCCCCTACTTATAGATTACTCGTGGTTTATAATTTTAGCCTTAGCAACCCGCGAATACGCCAGCAGTTACCGCCTGTGGGGGCCTGCGCTCTCCTGGAGTGCGGGGTTAGCAATAGCTCTGCTACTGTTTGCTTCCGTGCTCTTGCACGAACTCGGACACAGCTTGGCGGCGATATCGCAAGGCATTAAAGTTAATTCTATTACCTTATTCTTATTTGGAGGAGTAGCTTCGATCGACTCGGAATCCAAAACTCCCGGTCAAGCTTTTCAAGTAGCTATTGCCGGCCCTCTAGTCAGCTTTGCGCTGTTTTTAATCCTCGGTTTGGGTTCTCAAGTTCTTCCCCCGAAAAGTTTGCTAGCAATTGTCACCGACAGGGTAGCGCTCATCAATCTCGTTTTGGGATTATTTAACTTAATTCCCGGTCTGCCTTTGGATGGAGGACAAGTTTTAAAAGCAGCAATTTGGAAAATCACCGGCTCTCGATTTGCCGGCGTTCGCTGGGCGGCAAAAACAGGACAAGTTTTAGGTTGGCTGGCTGTTGCTTTGGGTCTGAGTTTATGCTTTTTAGCGCGCGAGTACGGCGGCTTGTGGATTGCCCTGATCGGCTGGTTTGGCATTCGCAATGCCACTGCTTATAGCCAATTTACTTCGCTGCAAGAAGCCCTGCTCAAAATTAAAGCCAGCGATGCAATGAGTCGCGAGTTTCGAGTTGTAGATGCAGATTTGACTCTGCGAGAATTTGCCGATCGATATTTGTTAGAAGTCAATCCGTTTCCATTTTACATTGCTGCGACCAACGGCAGGGATTTGGGCTTAGTGTCGATCGACGATATCCGCTTCACAGAACGCAGTCAATGGCAACATCAGACTTTGCACAACATTTTGAAACCCCTGGGAACAACCCCCACAGTCTCCGAAAAAGCATCCATCGCAGAAGTAATTAACAGCATGGAAGCCCGTCAACTCCCCCGAATCATCGTCCTCTCGCCGATTGGTTCAGTAGCGGGGACGATCGATCGGGGCGACGTGGTTAAAGTTTTGGCAAAATACCTCAAACCGCAGATTTCCGAAGCCGACATCAAGCGCAGCAAAGAAGAAAACAGCTATCCGCAGGGATTGAAATTAAGTGCGATCGCCAAAACCGCACAAGAAAACTAA
- a CDS encoding CHASE2 domain-containing protein, translating into MPKFLHQFHHQLKDRGWSWKNVTHFFPFPDLQPLAIIWIVVTGTLLGVRHLGGLQPLELNAYDLMVQLRPDPGPDPRLLIVTITDRDINTLEKWPISDRVLAKAIAEIARFEPQAIGIDIIRSTPYEPGKAELATQLKNPKVFPITFIGNSEYDRAPPPPNIPENRIGFNDLVLDPDGRVRRNLMFAGDGKTTLASFSMRLAFAYLDSKKIDSKLTEKQEIQANKTVFSKLRSDSGGYQNINAQGYQVLLNYRSAENIAKSVTLTQVLDRKVDPKLVKGKIVLIGVTARTVRDLFSSPYSANASGNRLMPGVLIHATATSQIISAVLDGKGLFWYWDEWQEILWIAVWGAVGGCLAWRLEKSLNLMGSAIAACGSLFGFTFFLFMQHGWIPLISPTLALLITAGVAVTYKYEQSRQQQGIVMKLLGQQTSPAIANALWKERVHLLESGLLPGQKVTATIILTDLQGFSTISEKLPPEVVMSWLNEYLSAMAQEVQAHQGVINKFTGDGMLAVFGVPIPRTTPEEIAEDARLAVSCALAISSRLPQMNQNWIDRGLPAAKMRVGIFTGAVMVGSLGGSTRLEYGVIGDSVNIASRLESCEKDRQEDTCRILIAEETFLHLADKFEVESWGALPLRGREQKVNVYRILGRKKK; encoded by the coding sequence ATGCCCAAATTTTTGCATCAATTTCATCATCAGTTGAAGGATAGAGGCTGGAGTTGGAAAAACGTAACTCATTTCTTCCCCTTCCCTGACTTGCAACCTCTTGCTATTATCTGGATTGTCGTGACCGGAACTCTATTGGGAGTGCGACATTTAGGCGGGTTGCAGCCACTAGAATTAAATGCTTACGACCTCATGGTGCAGTTGCGGCCCGATCCGGGCCCTGACCCCAGGTTGCTGATAGTGACAATCACCGATCGGGATATTAATACTCTTGAAAAATGGCCAATTTCCGATCGCGTTTTAGCAAAAGCGATCGCCGAAATAGCGCGTTTTGAACCCCAAGCTATTGGCATAGATATAATTCGCTCGACTCCCTACGAACCGGGAAAAGCAGAATTAGCAACTCAACTGAAAAACCCCAAAGTATTTCCCATTACCTTCATCGGCAACTCAGAGTACGATCGAGCTCCGCCACCTCCCAATATACCAGAAAATCGGATAGGGTTTAACGATTTAGTCCTCGATCCAGACGGTAGAGTGCGTCGAAATTTGATGTTTGCTGGCGATGGTAAAACGACACTGGCTTCATTTTCAATGCGGCTAGCTTTTGCCTATTTGGATAGCAAAAAAATAGATTCTAAATTGACTGAGAAACAAGAAATTCAGGCTAATAAAACAGTATTTTCAAAATTGCGATCGGACTCAGGAGGTTATCAAAACATTAATGCCCAAGGCTATCAAGTCTTACTCAATTACCGCTCTGCTGAAAATATAGCAAAGAGCGTGACACTAACTCAAGTTTTGGATCGAAAAGTCGATCCAAAATTGGTGAAGGGTAAAATAGTGCTAATAGGCGTTACAGCCCGAACAGTCAGAGATTTATTCTCCAGCCCTTACAGTGCTAATGCCAGCGGAAACCGCCTGATGCCTGGGGTATTAATTCACGCCACGGCCACCAGCCAAATTATCAGTGCAGTTTTAGACGGCAAAGGGCTATTTTGGTATTGGGACGAATGGCAAGAAATTCTCTGGATCGCTGTTTGGGGCGCAGTGGGCGGCTGTTTAGCTTGGCGGCTAGAAAAATCGCTGAATTTGATGGGAAGTGCGATCGCAGCTTGCGGTTCATTATTCGGATTCACCTTTTTCCTCTTCATGCAACATGGGTGGATACCTCTAATTTCCCCTACCCTGGCACTTTTAATCACCGCAGGAGTCGCAGTTACCTATAAATACGAGCAATCGAGGCAACAGCAAGGGATTGTGATGAAATTATTAGGACAACAAACTTCACCGGCGATCGCAAATGCCCTGTGGAAAGAGCGCGTCCATCTGCTCGAATCAGGGTTATTGCCGGGCCAAAAAGTTACTGCTACCATCATCCTCACCGACTTGCAGGGTTTTAGTACAATCTCCGAAAAACTACCGCCAGAAGTAGTAATGAGTTGGTTAAATGAGTATTTATCAGCAATGGCCCAAGAAGTCCAAGCACATCAAGGCGTGATTAATAAATTTACCGGAGATGGAATGCTGGCAGTATTTGGCGTACCCATTCCCCGCACCACTCCAGAAGAAATTGCAGAAGATGCTCGCCTTGCCGTATCTTGCGCTTTAGCTATAAGTTCGCGCTTGCCACAAATGAATCAAAATTGGATCGATCGCGGTTTACCGGCCGCAAAAATGCGAGTAGGCATCTTTACAGGGGCTGTGATGGTGGGTAGTCTGGGAGGCTCAACCCGTTTAGAATATGGAGTGATCGGCGACAGCGTAAATATTGCCTCTCGCCTGGAAAGCTGCGAAAAGGATCGGCAAGAGGACACTTGCCGGATATTGATTGCAGAAGAAACCTTTCTGCATCTGGCCGACAAATTTGAGGTAGAATCTTGGGGAGCTTTGCCTTTAAGAGGCAGGGAACAAAAAGTTAATGTCTACCGGATATTGGGAAGGAAAAAGAAATAA
- a CDS encoding DUF928 domain-containing protein, protein MKKITKFLINLISVGSIVLIATLDASQLAVVGLPTPSTDGKPGTESGGPRFGPPTPSTDGKPFTESGGPRLVQPIEDMLPGDLRRVTRKASKCVKGEIEFTALIPENKIGRTVSEYPVFFFYLPQTEAELAEFVLKDENGNPIYQTTLKTNNSSGVIGVSLPANKNVSPLQVGKNYRWSVALICEAQDRSADILEQGIVRRVELSEDIRSQLEKADARQKTFIYAENGIWQEALSNLAAARRANPNDAELTADWESLLDSVKLGKIAKEPIVEIEPQP, encoded by the coding sequence ATGAAAAAAATTACTAAGTTTCTCATCAATCTGATATCAGTTGGCTCAATAGTATTGATAGCAACACTTGATGCTTCCCAATTAGCAGTTGTGGGACTGCCGACTCCAAGCACAGATGGCAAGCCAGGCACTGAATCGGGAGGGCCGCGCTTCGGTCCGCCGACTCCAAGCACAGATGGCAAGCCATTCACTGAATCGGGAGGGCCGCGCTTGGTTCAGCCTATTGAAGATATGCTACCGGGCGATCTACGGAGAGTGACGCGCAAAGCAAGTAAATGCGTGAAGGGTGAGATAGAGTTTACAGCCTTGATACCAGAAAATAAAATCGGACGGACTGTTTCGGAATATCCTGTATTCTTTTTCTACTTGCCTCAAACAGAGGCGGAATTAGCCGAATTTGTTCTGAAAGATGAAAACGGGAACCCGATTTATCAAACAACCCTAAAAACTAACAATTCATCAGGGGTAATCGGTGTTAGTCTCCCCGCCAATAAAAATGTGTCGCCCTTGCAAGTAGGCAAAAATTACCGTTGGTCTGTTGCATTGATTTGTGAGGCTCAAGACAGATCCGCAGATATTTTGGAACAAGGTATTGTGCGCCGAGTTGAACTCAGTGAAGATATCCGCAGTCAATTAGAGAAGGCTGATGCGCGCCAGAAAACCTTTATTTATGCTGAAAATGGGATTTGGCAAGAGGCTCTCAGCAATCTAGCTGCCGCTCGTCGCGCTAATCCTAATGATGCAGAATTAACTGCTGATTGGGAAAGCTTGCTGGATTCTGTGAAATTGGGCAAAATTGCCAAAGAGCCGATCGTTGAAATTGAGCCACAGCCATAA
- a CDS encoding lipoate--protein ligase family protein has translation MDNSVWRLIPLLSASGSVQMAIDHWLLEQHLAGKNPPTLRFYTWQPAAISLGYHQRRWPEFWQQLSWQGMPVELVRRPSGGRAVLHQGDLTYAVVASGFGSSRMKAYQTICEFLIEGWRAMGLDLQYGEAGRGYIHNPNCFGTATGADLVTLDGCKLIGSAQLRRGDAILQHGSMRLQPDVKLFSQVFGEELIPVQLPLSEGGDDLIATVIDVLSAEACRCFEIDLEVQPLSEEEWQDIWELTSSKLFHI, from the coding sequence ATGGATAATTCTGTATGGCGTTTAATTCCACTGTTGTCGGCGTCTGGTAGCGTGCAGATGGCGATCGACCACTGGCTGCTGGAACAGCATCTAGCGGGGAAAAATCCGCCAACTCTGCGATTTTACACTTGGCAACCGGCGGCGATTTCCTTGGGCTACCACCAGCGCCGATGGCCGGAGTTTTGGCAGCAGTTGTCTTGGCAAGGAATGCCTGTAGAGTTGGTGAGGAGGCCCAGCGGCGGGCGCGCCGTGCTGCACCAAGGGGATTTAACTTATGCCGTTGTGGCGTCAGGATTTGGAAGCAGCCGTATGAAAGCTTATCAGACTATTTGCGAGTTTTTGATTGAGGGTTGGAGGGCGATGGGTTTGGATTTGCAATACGGGGAAGCTGGAAGGGGTTACATTCACAATCCGAATTGTTTTGGTACTGCGACGGGTGCGGATTTAGTTACACTTGATGGCTGCAAGTTAATTGGTAGCGCGCAATTGCGACGGGGTGATGCTATTTTGCAGCACGGTTCGATGCGTTTGCAGCCGGATGTTAAATTATTTTCTCAAGTGTTTGGGGAGGAATTAATTCCTGTGCAATTACCTCTATCTGAAGGGGGAGATGATTTGATTGCAACTGTAATTGATGTTTTGAGTGCGGAGGCTTGTCGCTGTTTTGAAATTGATTTGGAGGTGCAGCCACTTTCAGAAGAGGAATGGCAGGATATTTGGGAATTAACAAGTAGTAAGCTGTTTCACATTTAA
- a CDS encoding thioredoxin family protein, which produces MSNSVIVINDEKFETEVLKAEQPVLAYFWASWCGPCKLIAPSVDWVAANYSDRLKVVKMEIDPNPNTVKQYKVEGVPALRLFKNAEVVLSHEGAITKQTLVGLLDAHL; this is translated from the coding sequence ATGAGCAACAGTGTAATTGTCATTAACGACGAAAAATTTGAAACAGAAGTCCTGAAAGCAGAGCAACCAGTGCTTGCCTATTTTTGGGCTAGTTGGTGCGGGCCTTGCAAACTGATCGCGCCTTCGGTAGACTGGGTGGCGGCCAACTACAGCGATCGGCTGAAAGTGGTTAAAATGGAAATTGACCCCAATCCTAATACTGTCAAGCAGTATAAAGTAGAAGGAGTCCCAGCTCTCAGGCTGTTTAAAAATGCCGAAGTAGTGCTTTCTCACGAGGGAGCTATTACTAAACAAACTTTGGTCGGTTTGCTCGACGCTCACTTATAA
- a CDS encoding LL-diaminopimelate aminotransferase, with translation MQFAKRLEPLQFNVFADMDRAKAQARAAGQNVIDLSLGSSDLPAAAHITDAIAHSLSDTSTHGYLLFNGTRDFREAAAIWYEQKFGIAVNPETEVLPLIGSQEGTAHMPLAVLNPGDFALLLDPGYPSHAGGVHLAGGQIYPMPILAENAFLPIFEDIPAAVLAESKMMVLSYPHNPTTAIAPVAFFEKAVAFCREHRLVLVHDFPYVDLVFDDSVGAVPPCPPSGNGEEYRKLMAPSIFQADRDKSVAIEFFTLSKSYSMGGFRVGYAIGNSELIAALRQVKAAVDFNQYRGILNGAIAALTGPQDTVRTSVETFRKRRDAFVNALQPIGWQVPVPPATMYVWAKLPEPWAQDSVKFCTQLVQSTGVAASPGAGFGKSGEGYVRFALVESPAILEAAVRKIAEFLNQGM, from the coding sequence ATGCAATTTGCCAAACGTTTAGAGCCACTGCAATTTAATGTATTTGCCGATATGGATAGAGCAAAAGCTCAAGCTAGAGCAGCGGGGCAGAATGTGATTGACTTGTCTCTGGGTTCTTCGGATTTGCCGGCGGCGGCTCACATTACAGATGCGATCGCACATTCTCTGTCCGACACCAGCACTCACGGCTATTTGCTGTTTAACGGCACAAGAGATTTTCGGGAAGCAGCAGCTATTTGGTACGAGCAAAAATTTGGGATTGCAGTCAATCCAGAAACAGAAGTGCTGCCGTTAATTGGTTCCCAAGAAGGCACGGCGCATATGCCTTTAGCTGTACTCAACCCTGGAGATTTTGCTTTGCTGCTCGATCCGGGCTATCCTTCCCACGCGGGCGGCGTGCATTTGGCCGGCGGTCAAATTTATCCGATGCCGATATTAGCAGAAAATGCGTTTTTGCCGATATTTGAAGATATTCCGGCAGCAGTGCTGGCTGAGTCGAAGATGATGGTTTTGAGCTATCCTCACAATCCTACAACTGCGATCGCCCCGGTTGCTTTTTTTGAGAAAGCTGTGGCTTTTTGTCGGGAACATCGGCTGGTGTTAGTTCACGATTTCCCTTATGTGGATTTGGTGTTTGACGATTCTGTAGGGGCGGTGCCCCCGTGCCCGCCCTCTGGTAACGGGGAAGAATATCGAAAATTGATGGCGCCGTCAATCTTTCAGGCGGATCGAGATAAGAGTGTGGCGATCGAGTTTTTTACACTATCCAAATCCTACAGTATGGGAGGTTTTCGAGTCGGATACGCGATCGGCAATTCCGAACTAATTGCAGCGCTGCGACAGGTAAAAGCCGCAGTGGACTTTAACCAATACCGAGGGATTTTGAACGGAGCGATCGCAGCTTTAACCGGCCCTCAAGATACCGTTAGAACCAGCGTAGAAACCTTCAGAAAACGCCGGGATGCCTTTGTAAACGCGCTACAGCCCATTGGCTGGCAAGTACCCGTACCCCCCGCCACCATGTACGTCTGGGCGAAACTGCCGGAACCTTGGGCCCAAGATTCCGTGAAATTTTGCACTCAGCTAGTACAGAGTACAGGAGTCGCAGCTTCCCCCGGTGCCGGTTTCGGGAAATCAGGAGAAGGCTACGTGCGATTTGCCTTAGTCGAGTCGCCAGCAATTTTGGAAGCAGCAGTTAGAAAAATTGCTGAGTTTCTAAATCAAGGGATGTGA
- the surE gene encoding 5'/3'-nucleotidase SurE → MKLLISNDDGIFAQGIRSLANALAAAGHDVSVVCPDRERSATGHGLTLHQPIRAEIVESIFDPAVQAWACSGTPADCVKLALWALLDKPPDFVLSGINHGPNLGTDIICSGTVSAAMEGIMEGIPSIAFSLASYTSQEFGPAVDFAVTLLSQLEKQPLPKPVLLNVNIPAVTQAEITGVAIARQGIRRYFDIFQKRTDPRGKTYYWLAGELLEDVEEIADLAMPHDIPTDVQAIRDNRITVTPLQYNLTCAPDLHSLRDWQVEGFPKQ, encoded by the coding sequence ATGAAACTTTTAATTAGCAACGACGACGGCATCTTTGCACAAGGCATCCGCAGCCTCGCCAACGCTCTCGCCGCCGCAGGTCACGACGTGAGCGTTGTTTGTCCCGACAGAGAGCGCTCCGCTACCGGCCACGGCCTTACCTTGCACCAACCCATCCGCGCCGAAATTGTCGAATCTATTTTTGATCCCGCAGTCCAAGCTTGGGCTTGTTCGGGTACTCCCGCCGACTGCGTGAAACTCGCTTTGTGGGCTTTACTTGACAAACCACCGGATTTTGTCCTTTCCGGTATCAACCACGGGCCGAATTTAGGCACGGATATCATCTGTTCGGGCACGGTTTCGGCGGCAATGGAAGGAATTATGGAAGGCATTCCCAGCATTGCTTTCAGCCTCGCGAGCTATACTTCCCAGGAATTTGGGCCGGCAGTGGATTTCGCTGTCACCTTGCTGTCGCAGTTGGAAAAACAGCCACTGCCCAAACCGGTGCTGTTGAATGTCAACATACCGGCAGTCACACAAGCAGAAATTACCGGAGTTGCGATCGCCCGTCAAGGCATTCGCCGCTATTTCGACATATTTCAAAAGCGCACCGATCCGCGCGGCAAAACTTATTATTGGCTGGCTGGGGAATTGTTAGAAGATGTAGAAGAAATCGCCGATTTGGCGATGCCGCATGATATTCCTACGGACGTACAAGCTATTCGCGACAACAGAATAACCGTAACTCCTTTGCAATATAATCTCACCTGTGCTCCCGACTTGCACTCGTTGCGGGATTGGCAAGTTGAAGGTTTTCCCAAGCAGTGA